In Candidatus Hydrogenedentota bacterium, the genomic stretch GAATAAGAGCGCCATCATCTTAGCTCGATTCCGCGCACGTGTCCAGCAGGGGAAAGGGAAAGCCATTCCTTTTCGTGACGGCCGTTGTGACGGCTCGCCATGTTGTTCGGCGCGCCAAAAGGCGTGCGCGGGTCATGCGCTCGCGCAGGCCGCCGTCGACAAGCCCCCGACCGGTGCGCTTCTTCTCCCCTACGTCCTTTTCGCCCTTTTTCTCCAACTTGTGCCACAGTGTCATTCTTGCTGCAGCTTCCCGGCCGTCCCAGGGAATCGCAACACCGTTTCGTAGATGTTGCAGCCGATGACCTGGCCGAGCGTCCAGGGCCAGTCGCGGCCCCCGATGTCCGTGCTGTAATACACCATGTAGTACGCGCTTTCACCCAGAGGCGAAAGGGCCGCGTAGGCGGTATCGCCGCACGAGGGGAAATCGAGCAACGGCGCCAACGACATGCTGTCCGGGTCGAGACGAAACAAGGACGTGCGCTTGCGTGTGAACGCATACCGCAGCAGATAGCAGCCCCGCTCCAGCGGGTCCGGCAGCGCGTCCCAACCGCGGTGATAGGCGCCGGACACATTGCGCCGGGCCACGACGTAGAAAGCGTTGCCGCGCCGCAGCAGAAACGGACTGTCGTACTTGTACGGCGTGAACTCGCAATCCCATTGGTCGAGGCGGTCCTTGCTCGCGCGGCAGACCATGCCCCCCTCCATTTCCAGGCGAACCACGGCGACGAGGTTACCCGCCGCGTCAAACTCGAAGTCGGCCTCCTCCGCGCCTGCGTCCACGACCTGAGGCGCGTCTGAAATGGGTTTCCAATCATAGCCGTCCGCCGAAGTCAGCAGCCGCACTTCGCCCGCCGGATTGAACAGATTGTAAAGGCCTTCGCCGTGGTAGACCGACATGTAGGCAACGCCGTCGTGGACTCTCGCGCGCCAGACGATGTAGCCGGGCTTGAAAATGGACACAGGCTCGGACCAGCGCCCCTCCTGGAGCCGCTCCGTGGCAAAAATGCCTTCTGGCTCGAACCAATAGAACTTGTTGCCCGCCTTGATGAAATACAGAATCAACTTGCCCCGGTACTCCAGGAATCGCGGCTCCCGCAAATCCGCGCCGGACAGGTCAAGCGCCGTCTCCAGTTCCCAGCGGGCCTGGTCCGCTGAGCGCAACACCACAATGCGCGCCTTCGCCGAAGCATAGTGCGTCGGTCCCGTCCGGAACGCAAGAAAGTATTCGCCACGGTAACAAGTCAGGTCGACAACGTTGTTGGACGACTGGATCTCCAAGTCCGCCGGCAAGCCCGGCCCCGGCACAACCCGCGAAGGCAGTGTGAAGGAGATGCCTTGCGCCGCCGCGGTGTCGAATGAGACCGCTTCCTCCAAGGGCGCAAGCGCCGCTATCGACACGGCCAGCAGCACAAACAACAACAGCGGCGGTAAGCATGCCAGCACCGCCGCCCGCCGCAGCCAGCGCCGCCAGCGCGGACTCCGCGGCATTGTCCTTGTCGGATCTTCCGTCATGGTTGCTCCCAGCAATGCGCCCCTGGCGCCGCAGCTTACTACGCGTGGCAATTTTGAGGCAACGCCTGAGCAGCGGCGAATCCGCGCGCCCGAACCGCACATGAGGAGTAAACCACGTGAAACCCGCGGCGTTTTTGCATCGTCTGAAAACGGCCTCTATAATACCGCTGGCGCAAGCACGCGAAAGGCATTATTCCCTTCATGGATATCGATATTGGATTCATACTGTTACAGTATTTCTGCCTTCTATTCTCGCTATGTGTGCATGAAGCGGCGCACGCGGCCATGGCGAACTACTGCGGCGACCCTACCGGCCGGCTCATGGGGCGCCTGACCCTGAACCCGGTCAAGCACGCCGACCCGCTCGGCACCGTCATCCTGCCACTGGTCATGATGCTGACCAACGTGCCCTACATGTTCGGCTGGGCCAAGCCCGTGCCGTTCAACCCGCGCAATCTGAACAACGCGCGGCGCGACCCCATGCTCATCGCCCTCGCGGGACCCGGCTCCAATCTCCTGGTCGCCCTTTCCGGCGCCCTGGTATTGCGAATCCTTGTTACCGTCGGAGGCTTCGAGCCAGACTCGCAGATCATCGAAATCCTGTTCATGATCGTCTTGTATCTCATCATGATCAACATGATATTGCTGCTCTTCAATATCATTCCCGTGCCGCCGCTGGACGGACATTACGTCCTCGGCTATTTCCTCCCCGAGAGCGGCCAGCGCACGCTGGACCAGGTCGGGCCCTTTGGGATTCTTATCGCCATATTCGTGGCGCGGCCCTGGCTGTCGTTCGCATTGCCGAAGATGCAGACGGCCCTCGTCTGGTTCGTTACCTGGGGCCAGACCGGATAGCGCTTGGGTATGGCGCTCCCGCATCTGCTATAATCCGGCTCCGCGCGCGTCCCGCGCGCTTTTTCCATTCGTCTGCAAGACCCGATACAGGAATGCGTCATGGAGATGCCGAGACAGTTCAAGTCCGAGGAAGCAGAGCCGCGCTGGCAGGCATACTGGCAGGAGAAGGGTCTCTACAGGTGGGACCCGGCCAAGGGCCGCGACGAGACTTTCGTGGTAGACACGCCACCGCCGACCGTGAGCGGCTCGCTGCACGTCGGCCATATGTTCTCCTATTCGCACCAGGACTTCATCGTCCGTTACCAGCGCATGCGCGGCAAAAACATCTTTTTCCCGATCGGCTGGGATGACAACGGCCTGCCGACCGAGCGCCGGGTCCAGAACCTCTTCAACGTCAAGTGCGAGGGACACCTGCCTTATGATCCGAGCCTGACGCACGAGCGCGGCCGCAAAGGCAACCCACAGCCGATCAGCCGCCGCAATTTCGTCGAACTCTGCGACGACGTCGTGGTGGAGGACGAAAAGGCGTTCAAGCACCTGTGGACGCGCCTCGGGATGAGCTACGACTGGGACCTCGAATACGCGACCATCGACGAACACTGCCGTCGCATCTCGCAATGGAGTTTTCTTGACCTGCTCGAAAAAGGCGAAATCTACCAGGACGAGCGGCCCGTGCTCTGGGACGTCGATTTTCAGACCGCCATCGCGCAGGCGGAACTGATCGATAAGGAAGTGCCCAGCGCGTTTCATTTTCTGCGTTTCGGTATCGAGGACTCGGACGAGTACCTCGTCATTGCAACGACGCGGCCAGAACTGCTCGCGGCCTGCGTCGCCGTGCTGATTCATCCGGACGACGACCGGTTCAAGAAGTACCTCGGCAAGAACGCTGTCACGCCGCTCTTCCAGGTGCCCGTGCCAATTATGGCCGACCCGAAGGCCGACCCGGAAAAAGGCACCGGCGTGGTCATGGTCTGTACCTTCGGCGACCAGACGGACGTCGAATGGTGGCGCAGCTTTGGTCTCCCGCTGCGGCAAATCGTCGGGAAGAACGGCTGTCTGCTGCCGGTCACCTTCGGCGCACCCGGTTGGGAAAGTAAGAATCCGGATGCGGCGAACGCGGTGTACGGCCAGATTGCCGGCATGTACGCGCGCAAGGCTCAGAAAACGACCATCGAAATCGCCGAAAACACGCCGGGCGTCATTGACCGGCCCAGCGAAGCCATATCGCATGCGATCCGCTACTTCGAGAAGGGCGACCGCCCGCTCGAACTCATCCCGACGCGCCAGTGGTATACGAAGATCATGGACAAGAAGGAAGCCTTGATCGAACAGGGCCGCAAGATTCAATGGCACCCCGATTTCATGGTGAAACGCTACGAACACTGGGTCGAAGGACTGAATCAGGACTGGTGCTTGAGCCGCCAGCGCTATTTCGGCGTGCCCATTCCGGTCTGGTACAAGATTGGCGATAACGGAGAGGTCCGCTACGATCAGCGCATCCTGCCGCGGCCCGGTCGGTTGCCCATCGACCCGCTTTCGGACGCGCCCGAGGGCTGCACGAACGATCAGCGCGACCAGCCGGGCGGGTTCACGGGCGATCCGGACGTGCTGGACACTTGGGCAACGAGTTCCTTGACGCCGGAAATCGCAACGCATTGGGTGATGAACCCGGACCGGCACCGGCGGCTCTTCCCGATGGATGTCCGCCCGCAGAGCCACGAGATCATCCGCACGTGGGCCTTCTACACGATCGTCAAGGCGTACCTGCACGAACGTGAAATTCCGTGGCGCAACGTGGTCATCAGCGGCTGGATTCTCGACCCGGACCGCAAGAAGATGTCGAAGAGCCACGGAAACGTCGTCACTCCCGAGCCGTTGGTCGATCAGTTCGGCGCGGACGGCGTCCGGTACTGGGCGGCGCGCGCGCGCCTGGGCGTCGACACCGCCTACGACGAGCAGGTGTTCAAGGTCGGGAAGAAGCTGTGCA encodes the following:
- a CDS encoding site-2 protease family protein, translated to MDIDIGFILLQYFCLLFSLCVHEAAHAAMANYCGDPTGRLMGRLTLNPVKHADPLGTVILPLVMMLTNVPYMFGWAKPVPFNPRNLNNARRDPMLIALAGPGSNLLVALSGALVLRILVTVGGFEPDSQIIEILFMIVLYLIMINMILLLFNIIPVPPLDGHYVLGYFLPESGQRTLDQVGPFGILIAIFVARPWLSFALPKMQTALVWFVTWGQTG
- the valS gene encoding valine--tRNA ligase yields the protein MEMPRQFKSEEAEPRWQAYWQEKGLYRWDPAKGRDETFVVDTPPPTVSGSLHVGHMFSYSHQDFIVRYQRMRGKNIFFPIGWDDNGLPTERRVQNLFNVKCEGHLPYDPSLTHERGRKGNPQPISRRNFVELCDDVVVEDEKAFKHLWTRLGMSYDWDLEYATIDEHCRRISQWSFLDLLEKGEIYQDERPVLWDVDFQTAIAQAELIDKEVPSAFHFLRFGIEDSDEYLVIATTRPELLAACVAVLIHPDDDRFKKYLGKNAVTPLFQVPVPIMADPKADPEKGTGVVMVCTFGDQTDVEWWRSFGLPLRQIVGKNGCLLPVTFGAPGWESKNPDAANAVYGQIAGMYARKAQKTTIEIAENTPGVIDRPSEAISHAIRYFEKGDRPLELIPTRQWYTKIMDKKEALIEQGRKIQWHPDFMVKRYEHWVEGLNQDWCLSRQRYFGVPIPVWYKIGDNGEVRYDQRILPRPGRLPIDPLSDAPEGCTNDQRDQPGGFTGDPDVLDTWATSSLTPEIATHWVMNPDRHRRLFPMDVRPQSHEIIRTWAFYTIVKAYLHEREIPWRNVVISGWILDPDRKKMSKSHGNVVTPEPLVDQFGADGVRYWAARARLGVDTAYDEQVFKVGKKLCTKLFNASKFVLMRLDGVDPALLSAGAVTAPADRAVIAELRPLIQRVTQAFDAFDYAQALSLTEEFFWQTFCDNYLELCKGRAYEEGFSEGKRSAFAVLRLIHRAILRLFAPFVPYITEEIWHWAYSTDPGMHESVHRSPWPSIEEFATVAPPRHAGQYAAMVAVFDAVRKAKGDANKSMAAPVARVAVTGSAAVLDSLLEIREDLVKMLNIQALGLVEGAPETGIVAVESTIE